From a single Granulicella aggregans genomic region:
- a CDS encoding PadR family transcriptional regulator codes for MPPSTDLLQGTLDVLILKTLALGPMHGWAIASRIQQVSKDVLQIGQGSLYPALHRLEYKGWIAAEWGTSENNRKAKFYALTATGKKQLDTELATWDRLSSAIALVLNTTPEVSA; via the coding sequence ATGCCGCCCTCCACCGATCTGCTTCAAGGAACTTTAGACGTCCTTATCCTCAAGACCCTTGCCCTCGGCCCCATGCACGGCTGGGCCATCGCCTCTCGCATCCAGCAGGTCTCGAAGGATGTCCTCCAAATCGGCCAGGGCTCGCTCTACCCCGCCCTTCATCGCCTTGAGTACAAGGGCTGGATCGCCGCCGAATGGGGCACCTCAGAGAACAATCGCAAGGCCAAGTTCTACGCCCTCACCGCGACCGGCAAAAAGCAGCTCGACACCGAACTCGCCACCTGGGACCGCCTCAGCTCCGCCATCGCCCTTGTGCTCAACACCACCCCGGAGGTCTCCGCATGA
- a CDS encoding ABC transporter permease: protein MTNPLLTRLRFFFKPKPSAEIDEELTLHLEAAIAANLAAGMSPAEARRRARIDFGAFESAREGAFDARPSAAFDRLRQDIRYCLRTLRRDRGFTAVAVTILALGIAANVVVFSLVDTILLRPLPFAEPDRLAWIAPATTSGGISGSSYSSDAYDDFRAINHSFTDITGYYAFSSPDNIKLTGTNTAIPQSITGIGVLGNFLNVLGVTPILGRNFTPAEAQSHAAPVVLLSYPFWKQHFDSDPSIVGKAISLDNSPTTVVGVLPPAFDFGAVFSPGTRVDVLTPTALDDIRNQGNTLTLQGRLKPGVTIDQASADARIVAPQLYWSKKQAESKGSYGPMAATPLKEHVAGQLRRSLNLLWVAVGLILLIVCVNLSNLLIARAATRSKEFALRVALGANRARLVRQLLTESAVLSIGGAALGLLIAFGVTTWLAHQGSLALPLLATLRIDTPVLLWTLLIALVTTLLLGLAPGIKMSTNNLQETLKDSGTSASDGRKNETLRTALVISEVALACVLLVGAGLLLRSFLHVLDVDLGFRPAQGYSMQIEQSPSPKVEVRSAFYQTVLSEVTSITGIEAAGLSDNLPLTRNRSWGSPGVKGVDYPRSARPGTLVYVVSPGYLPAMGMKITGRDLSWHDTAKTEPVIILNKKATDFLFPNQDPIGRMVEFGDKSDRIVGVVPDVHANGVESDTGWQVYVNVSQDWGEAGTQLVVRSRLPAEALAPAIMAKLRALNPGQPAATLQPLQQIVDHATSPRRFFAVLVAIFAALGLVLASLGIYGVISYTVTRQTQEIGIRMALGASQASVQRRILKATLRMTAIGVAIGAIASLTMSRLIASLLFATDATDPTTFAATVAILIGVALTAAYLPARRASRINPMVALRNS, encoded by the coding sequence ATGACCAACCCGCTCCTCACTCGCCTCCGCTTCTTCTTCAAGCCCAAACCATCCGCCGAGATCGACGAAGAGTTGACCTTGCACCTCGAAGCCGCCATCGCGGCCAACCTCGCCGCCGGCATGTCCCCCGCCGAGGCCCGCCGCCGCGCCAGAATCGACTTCGGCGCCTTCGAATCCGCCCGCGAAGGTGCCTTCGACGCCCGCCCCTCGGCCGCCTTCGACCGCCTCCGCCAGGACATTCGCTACTGCCTCCGCACCCTCCGACGTGATCGCGGCTTCACCGCCGTCGCCGTCACCATCCTCGCCCTCGGCATCGCCGCCAACGTCGTCGTCTTCTCGCTCGTCGACACCATCCTGCTCCGCCCGCTCCCCTTCGCCGAGCCCGATCGCCTCGCCTGGATCGCCCCCGCCACCACCTCCGGCGGCATCTCCGGATCCAGCTACTCCTCCGACGCCTACGACGACTTCCGCGCCATCAACCACTCCTTCACCGACATCACCGGCTACTACGCCTTCTCCTCCCCCGACAACATCAAGCTCACCGGCACCAACACCGCCATCCCGCAGTCCATCACCGGCATCGGCGTCCTCGGCAACTTCCTCAACGTCCTCGGCGTCACCCCCATCCTCGGCCGCAACTTCACCCCCGCCGAAGCACAGTCCCACGCCGCTCCCGTCGTCCTGCTCTCCTATCCCTTCTGGAAGCAGCACTTCGACTCCGACCCCAGCATCGTCGGCAAAGCCATCTCCCTCGACAACTCCCCCACCACCGTCGTCGGCGTCCTTCCCCCCGCCTTCGACTTCGGTGCCGTCTTCTCTCCCGGAACCCGCGTCGACGTCCTCACCCCCACTGCCCTCGACGACATCCGTAATCAGGGCAACACCCTCACCCTCCAGGGCCGTCTCAAACCCGGCGTCACTATTGACCAGGCCTCCGCTGATGCCCGCATCGTCGCTCCCCAGCTCTACTGGAGCAAGAAGCAGGCCGAATCCAAGGGCAGCTACGGCCCCATGGCCGCCACGCCGCTCAAGGAGCACGTCGCCGGCCAGCTTCGCCGCTCGCTCAACCTCCTCTGGGTCGCCGTCGGTCTCATCCTGCTCATCGTCTGCGTCAACCTCTCGAACCTCCTCATCGCGCGAGCCGCCACGCGCTCTAAGGAGTTCGCCCTCCGCGTCGCCCTCGGCGCAAACCGCGCCCGCCTCGTCCGCCAGCTCCTCACCGAAAGCGCCGTCCTCTCCATCGGCGGCGCGGCCCTCGGCCTCCTCATCGCCTTCGGCGTGACCACCTGGCTGGCGCATCAAGGCTCGCTCGCACTTCCACTCCTCGCGACTCTTCGCATCGACACGCCCGTTCTCCTCTGGACCCTCCTCATTGCCCTCGTCACTACCTTGCTCCTGGGGCTCGCTCCCGGCATCAAGATGTCCACCAATAACCTGCAGGAGACCCTCAAGGACTCCGGCACCAGCGCCAGCGACGGCCGCAAGAACGAGACCCTCCGCACCGCTCTGGTTATCTCCGAGGTCGCCCTCGCCTGCGTCCTGCTCGTCGGCGCAGGCCTGCTTCTCCGCAGCTTCCTCCACGTCCTCGATGTCGATCTCGGCTTCCGCCCCGCCCAGGGCTACAGCATGCAGATCGAACAAAGCCCGAGCCCCAAGGTCGAAGTCCGCAGCGCCTTCTACCAGACCGTCCTCAGCGAGGTCACCAGCATCACAGGCATCGAAGCCGCCGGCCTCTCCGACAATCTCCCGCTCACCCGCAATCGCAGCTGGGGTTCGCCCGGCGTCAAGGGCGTCGACTACCCACGCAGCGCCCGTCCCGGCACGCTCGTCTATGTCGTCTCCCCCGGATACCTTCCTGCCATGGGCATGAAGATCACCGGCCGCGATCTCTCCTGGCACGACACCGCCAAGACCGAACCCGTCATCATCCTCAACAAGAAGGCCACCGACTTCCTCTTTCCCAATCAAGATCCAATCGGCCGCATGGTCGAATTCGGCGACAAAAGCGACCGCATCGTCGGCGTCGTCCCCGACGTCCACGCCAACGGCGTCGAGTCCGACACCGGCTGGCAGGTCTACGTCAACGTCTCGCAAGACTGGGGCGAGGCCGGCACCCAGCTAGTCGTCCGCAGCCGCCTCCCCGCCGAAGCCCTTGCGCCCGCTATCATGGCCAAGCTCCGCGCCCTCAACCCCGGCCAGCCCGCCGCCACGCTCCAACCCCTCCAACAAATCGTCGACCACGCCACCTCGCCGCGCCGCTTCTTCGCCGTCCTGGTCGCCATCTTCGCCGCCCTTGGACTGGTGCTGGCCTCGCTCGGCATCTACGGCGTCATCTCCTACACCGTCACCCGCCAGACCCAGGAGATCGGCATCCGCATGGCCCTCGGAGCCAGCCAGGCCAGCGTCCAGCGCCGCATCCTCAAAGCCACCCTGCGCATGACCGCCATCGGAGTCGCCATCGGCGCCATCGCCTCGCTCACCATGAGCAGGCTCATCGCCTCACTCCTCTTCGCCACCGATGCCACAGACCCCACCACCTTTGCCGCCACAGTCGCCATCCTGATCGGCGTAGCCCTAACCGCAGCCTATCTTCCCGCCCGCCGCGCATCGCGCATCAACCCCATGGTCGCCCTCCGCAACAGCTAA
- a CDS encoding protein kinase domain-containing protein — translation MSDRSYSQSAETAVQLAPATTYLGRYVIQRPIGAGGMGEVFCARDTRLERTVAIKILPRDTANDTGRSRLLNEARAASALNHPNIVALYDICTDRTSTGGDVDFLVMEFVDGRTLTEMIAEAPLSFEQLAALGSQMALALGAAHGAGIVHRDVKPANIMVTKAQQVKVLDFGIAKVTRSDGTTRLTGVGQIIGTVAYMSPEQTRGEETDFRSDIFSLGCVLYEAAVGEPPFKAGSVLGLMHEIVTTEPEPPSVYRPELQPEFVRLVMRCLAKERSQRPESAIELATELRSLAFPTRQEGHVREKRASVAVLPLKVRGPASEQYLAVSLAEALVHRLSSTGKLLTRPIASVMRYAGEEVDWAKAARELNVDLVVEGTVQIAGPKIRVLVGIHRASDATTMASLKQDGDASDLFALQDRLADAVSEVFVPRQKGGTGTQTPPTKHPGAFELYLRAVDRQVHVDKFEMASAIELLNRATELDPSFADAWGLLAQAYTQMGAHLDPDPKWFELGERAIARTLELDPVQCNALCARGVILWSPSRSFQNRAALRALNAAIKIDPARPTARHQRAAILWHLGFFDAAERDAMELKLANPALGTMHQGAIALQRGEFDLSAEHYASALELEPNGVLNHLLSPIAVLYAGRLEEARVAIGKARQMFPAESFSLGLEAIVAGIEGDARRAEKLADEAAHSVHSLTHTHHTWHSCAAAYTLSGRPEKAIHELERCAAMGLPSYRLFEADPYLRGLRGEPRFSELMTNLRREHDSIRDEFGLEG, via the coding sequence GTGTCTGATCGTTCGTATTCGCAGTCCGCGGAGACAGCGGTCCAACTTGCTCCCGCAACAACCTATCTGGGACGGTATGTCATCCAGAGGCCGATCGGCGCTGGTGGCATGGGCGAGGTCTTTTGCGCGCGGGACACTCGGCTGGAGCGGACCGTCGCGATCAAGATCCTGCCGCGGGACACCGCAAACGATACGGGGCGGAGCCGTTTGCTGAACGAAGCGCGTGCCGCGTCTGCCTTGAATCACCCCAATATTGTGGCGCTGTATGACATCTGCACGGACAGAACCTCTACGGGCGGGGACGTCGATTTTCTGGTGATGGAGTTCGTCGATGGACGAACGCTGACTGAGATGATTGCGGAAGCGCCGTTGAGCTTCGAGCAACTGGCTGCTCTTGGGTCGCAGATGGCACTGGCGCTGGGCGCGGCGCATGGGGCGGGGATCGTTCATCGAGACGTCAAGCCGGCGAACATCATGGTCACGAAGGCGCAGCAGGTGAAGGTGCTCGACTTCGGGATCGCGAAGGTGACGCGCAGCGATGGGACTACGCGGCTGACCGGCGTTGGACAGATCATCGGAACGGTGGCGTACATGTCTCCGGAGCAGACGCGCGGGGAAGAGACGGACTTCCGGTCGGACATCTTTTCGCTGGGATGCGTGCTTTATGAGGCAGCGGTTGGAGAGCCGCCGTTCAAGGCGGGGAGTGTTCTCGGACTGATGCACGAGATTGTCACGACGGAGCCGGAGCCGCCCAGCGTGTATCGCCCGGAGCTGCAGCCGGAGTTTGTTCGGCTGGTGATGCGGTGCCTGGCGAAGGAGCGGAGTCAGAGGCCGGAGTCTGCGATTGAGCTGGCTACGGAGCTGCGGTCGCTAGCTTTTCCAACTCGGCAGGAGGGCCATGTTCGGGAGAAGCGCGCTTCGGTGGCCGTGCTACCGCTGAAGGTGCGAGGCCCTGCGAGCGAGCAATATCTTGCGGTGTCACTGGCGGAGGCGCTGGTTCATCGGCTTTCGTCGACGGGGAAGCTGCTGACCCGGCCCATTGCGAGCGTGATGCGCTATGCGGGCGAAGAGGTGGACTGGGCTAAGGCGGCGCGGGAGTTGAACGTCGATCTGGTGGTCGAGGGAACGGTGCAGATCGCGGGGCCGAAGATTCGGGTGCTGGTGGGGATTCATCGGGCGAGCGACGCGACGACGATGGCGTCGCTGAAGCAGGATGGAGATGCGAGCGATCTCTTCGCGTTGCAGGACCGGCTTGCGGATGCGGTGAGCGAGGTCTTCGTTCCGCGTCAGAAGGGCGGGACGGGGACGCAGACGCCGCCGACGAAGCATCCGGGGGCGTTTGAGCTTTATCTGCGCGCGGTGGATCGGCAGGTGCATGTGGACAAGTTCGAGATGGCCTCGGCGATCGAGCTGCTGAATCGCGCCACGGAACTGGATCCCTCGTTTGCCGATGCGTGGGGACTGCTGGCGCAGGCTTATACGCAGATGGGAGCGCATCTCGATCCCGATCCGAAGTGGTTCGAGCTGGGTGAACGAGCGATTGCGCGGACGCTGGAGTTGGATCCGGTGCAGTGCAACGCTCTGTGCGCTCGCGGCGTGATCCTGTGGTCGCCTTCGCGGAGCTTTCAGAATCGGGCTGCGCTGCGTGCTTTGAATGCGGCGATCAAGATCGATCCTGCTCGACCGACGGCGCGTCATCAGCGGGCGGCGATCCTGTGGCATCTTGGGTTCTTCGACGCCGCGGAGCGGGACGCTATGGAGTTGAAGCTGGCGAATCCGGCGCTGGGCACGATGCATCAGGGCGCGATCGCGCTGCAACGAGGGGAGTTCGATCTGAGCGCGGAGCACTATGCCAGCGCGCTGGAACTGGAGCCGAACGGCGTTCTCAATCATCTGCTTTCGCCGATTGCGGTGTTGTATGCGGGCCGGCTCGAAGAGGCCAGGGTGGCCATCGGGAAGGCGCGGCAGATGTTTCCGGCGGAGTCGTTCAGTCTGGGGTTGGAGGCGATTGTTGCCGGGATCGAAGGCGATGCGCGGCGTGCCGAGAAGCTGGCCGATGAAGCGGCGCACAGCGTGCATAGCCTGACGCACACGCACCATACTTGGCACTCTTGCGCTGCGGCGTACACGCTAAGTGGAAGGCCGGAGAAGGCGATTCACGAGCTGGAACGGTGTGCCGCGATGGGGCTGCCGAGTTATCGTCTGTTCGAAGCCGACCCTTATCTTCGGGGGCTGCGGGGTGAGCCTCGGTTTAGCGAGCTGATGACGAATCTAAGGCGGGAGCATGATTCGATTCGGGATGAGTTTGGGTTGGAGGGGTAG
- a CDS encoding deoxyribodipyrimidine photo-lyase, whose translation MDEFEALKQNPRVTVRRDGAAKADGKCVVYWMQRAQRGVDNHAVNVAVEVANLLGLPLVVYFAGISNFPSANLRHYVFLQQGLPDIEEDLAKRNISFVMRRAPHESHEKLLADVDAAFLIGDENPMREPEKWRKHLAEKISIPFWTVDADVVIPSKLIEKAQYGAYIIRPRLYKLLPEYLVPYENPHAKHEWKRPNGFHADSLTEDMTKGWEHLDRSVPPVEAWQGGTHAALKRLKLFTGSMLAKYDETRNHPEMDGTSALSPYLHYGHIGPQTIALAVEAAAKSDPLLTKARDSFINELIAWRELAVNFVIWCPQYDTADCAEDWAKKSIAEHARDEREQLYTLKQLEHAETYDELWNAAQIQMTRHGWMHNYLRMYWAKKILEWTPDAATAVKYCVYLNDKYELDGRDPGGYAGIAWAIVGKFDRPWFDRPIFGKIRYMSGGSTGKKFDSKKYIRQMNALPGGVVEEFRLR comes from the coding sequence ATGGATGAGTTTGAGGCGCTGAAGCAGAATCCGCGGGTTACCGTTCGGCGGGATGGGGCGGCGAAGGCGGATGGGAAGTGCGTTGTGTACTGGATGCAGCGGGCGCAGCGTGGCGTGGACAATCATGCGGTGAATGTCGCGGTCGAGGTGGCGAACCTGCTTGGGCTGCCGCTGGTGGTGTACTTTGCGGGGATCTCGAACTTTCCCAGCGCGAATCTGCGGCACTATGTGTTCTTGCAGCAGGGGTTGCCGGATATCGAAGAGGACTTGGCAAAGCGGAACATCTCGTTCGTGATGCGTCGGGCTCCGCATGAGTCGCATGAAAAGCTGCTGGCGGATGTGGATGCGGCGTTTCTGATTGGCGATGAGAACCCGATGCGCGAGCCGGAGAAGTGGCGGAAGCACCTGGCGGAGAAGATCTCGATTCCATTCTGGACGGTGGATGCGGATGTCGTCATTCCGTCGAAGCTGATCGAGAAGGCGCAGTATGGGGCTTATATCATTCGGCCCCGGCTCTACAAGCTGCTGCCGGAGTATCTGGTGCCTTATGAGAATCCTCACGCGAAGCATGAGTGGAAGCGGCCGAATGGGTTTCATGCGGATTCTCTGACCGAGGACATGACGAAGGGGTGGGAGCATCTCGACCGGAGCGTGCCGCCGGTGGAGGCGTGGCAGGGTGGGACCCATGCGGCGTTGAAGCGGCTGAAGCTCTTCACGGGCTCCATGCTGGCGAAGTACGACGAGACGCGGAACCATCCTGAGATGGATGGGACGTCGGCGCTGTCGCCTTATCTTCACTATGGGCATATCGGGCCGCAGACGATTGCGCTGGCGGTGGAGGCGGCGGCGAAGAGTGATCCGTTGCTGACGAAGGCTCGGGACAGCTTTATCAATGAGCTGATCGCGTGGCGGGAGCTGGCGGTAAACTTCGTGATCTGGTGCCCGCAATACGACACGGCGGACTGCGCGGAGGATTGGGCGAAGAAGTCGATTGCTGAACATGCGCGGGACGAGCGGGAGCAGCTTTATACGCTGAAGCAGCTCGAGCATGCCGAGACGTATGACGAGCTTTGGAATGCGGCGCAGATCCAGATGACGCGGCACGGATGGATGCACAACTATCTGCGGATGTACTGGGCGAAGAAGATCCTTGAGTGGACGCCGGATGCGGCTACGGCGGTGAAGTACTGCGTGTATCTGAATGATAAGTACGAGCTGGATGGGCGCGATCCTGGAGGGTATGCGGGGATTGCGTGGGCGATTGTGGGGAAGTTCGATCGACCGTGGTTTGACCGGCCGATCTTTGGGAAGATCCGGTACATGTCGGGTGGGTCGACGGGGAAGAAGTTCGATTCGAAGAAGTACATACGACAGATGAATGCTCTGCCGGGTGGGGTGGTGGAGGAGTTTCGGTTGCGGTGA